In Numidum massiliense, a single genomic region encodes these proteins:
- a CDS encoding bifunctional uroporphyrinogen-III C-methyltransferase/uroporphyrinogen-III synthase, whose protein sequence is MGDKCEHNDQCQRVKEGIVTFVGAVAGDVGLMTVKGMRALQTADVVVYDACLNARLLYFAPEYAERLCVHTAQQVPLLNSAAACGCDDGTAVLDKNDVAADSETINADGVNALMVARTREGKRVVRLMYDNPFTTLDGVRAVRDVRERGVRCEVVPAVPATVVAATYAGIPVGEAAYTMNAPLTAWLDRESQQDTQDVHKPVLFFDTTVATAEELAAVCGQLMADGYRADTPVALICHGTRGEQRVLDGTLATITEQLYAEERLHVCEQERDGSGSPATHVSRQALGEPCVVAFGEPVRVDRRIAWLQEKPLSGHRVLVTRPRGQNRGMVHAIERLGGEPYEFPTIRIVDPADYGPLDQAIRQLGSFKWVIFTSVNGVEHFFRRIRAVPGVDIRQMADARIAAVGPKTAEALAEKGLEVDLLPGEYRAEALLTVLEKNVMKGDRILLPRANIARNVLPDGLRALGCDVTDVDAYRTVTDASRAGDVARLLARRSLSIATFTSSSTVRNFVQALEATGTTWRQWMKGVQVACIGPIAAGTARELGLEVDIVATDYTTEGLLTAIQAAIEQKGE, encoded by the coding sequence ATGGGCGATAAATGTGAGCATAACGATCAATGTCAGCGGGTAAAAGAAGGAATCGTCACCTTCGTCGGCGCAGTAGCAGGAGATGTCGGCTTGATGACGGTGAAAGGGATGCGCGCACTTCAAACAGCGGATGTCGTCGTTTATGACGCTTGCCTCAATGCACGCCTCTTGTATTTTGCTCCTGAGTACGCGGAGCGTCTGTGCGTGCATACTGCTCAGCAGGTACCGTTACTCAATAGTGCCGCAGCATGTGGGTGTGATGACGGGACCGCTGTTCTCGATAAAAACGATGTTGCCGCGGACAGTGAGACTATAAATGCGGACGGGGTCAATGCGTTAATGGTCGCACGCACACGGGAAGGGAAGAGGGTCGTCCGGTTAATGTACGATAATCCGTTCACCACCCTAGACGGCGTCCGGGCTGTGCGCGATGTGCGCGAACGAGGCGTACGCTGCGAAGTCGTCCCTGCTGTGCCCGCGACCGTCGTGGCAGCCACGTATGCCGGAATTCCCGTCGGAGAGGCGGCGTATACGATGAACGCGCCACTGACCGCATGGCTAGACCGGGAGTCCCAACAAGACACGCAGGACGTACATAAACCGGTGCTTTTTTTTGATACAACTGTGGCGACAGCGGAAGAACTCGCAGCCGTCTGCGGTCAGTTAATGGCGGACGGCTATCGCGCCGACACACCTGTCGCCCTTATTTGTCACGGGACGCGTGGGGAGCAAAGGGTGCTCGACGGCACGTTAGCGACCATTACGGAGCAATTGTATGCGGAGGAGCGACTGCACGTCTGCGAGCAGGAGAGAGACGGTTCAGGCAGTCCTGCGACACACGTTAGCCGGCAAGCGTTGGGGGAACCTTGTGTTGTTGCCTTCGGAGAACCCGTGCGCGTGGACCGGAGAATCGCTTGGCTGCAGGAAAAACCGTTAAGCGGCCACCGCGTACTTGTGACGCGGCCGCGCGGGCAAAATAGGGGTATGGTCCACGCCATTGAACGCCTCGGCGGTGAGCCGTACGAGTTTCCAACCATTCGCATCGTCGATCCCGCCGATTACGGGCCGCTCGACCAGGCCATTCGTCAATTGGGGAGTTTTAAGTGGGTTATATTTACGAGTGTCAACGGCGTCGAGCACTTTTTTCGCCGCATTCGCGCCGTGCCCGGGGTCGACATTCGGCAAATGGCGGACGCGCGCATCGCCGCGGTCGGTCCGAAAACGGCAGAAGCACTAGCCGAGAAAGGATTGGAAGTCGATTTATTGCCCGGGGAATACCGGGCAGAAGCACTTTTGACCGTTTTGGAAAAGAATGTAATGAAAGGTGATCGCATCTTGCTACCGCGCGCCAATATTGCGCGTAACGTATTGCCCGATGGACTTCGGGCACTCGGTTGCGACGTGACGGACGTCGACGCATATCGTACAGTTACCGATGCGAGCCGGGCGGGTGACGTGGCGCGCTTACTCGCGCGGCGGTCACTGTCGATTGCTACGTTTACGAGCTCTTCCACGGTGCGCAACTTTGTTCAAGCGCTTGAGGCGACGGGAACAACTTGGCGGCAGTGGATGAAAGGTGTACAAGTTGCTTGTATCGGGCCGATTGCGGCCGGCACGGCGCGCGAGCTTGGCCTCGAGGTGGACATCGTCGCCACCGATTATACGACTGAGGGATTACTGACAGCGATCCAAGCTGCCATTGAACAAAAGGGGGAGTAA
- a CDS encoding cytochrome c oxidase subunit 3, producing MSNYQATENTAGGAGSLSLESATLQARSRQLGFWFFLAGECALFASFIGTYLTLAGQHGKGPGPAEAFDLTLVFVMTFLLLTSSLTSVISTVGMQRGDFKMMHRWLTATILLGLVFLAFQIYEFIEYSNIGLTMQSSPFGSAFYALVGFHGLHVLFGLIWLSVLKFQSLDRHGFTTDEALTVQNASKFYIAGLYWHFVDVVWVVIFTVVYLLGRVG from the coding sequence GTGAGTAATTACCAAGCGACGGAAAACACGGCGGGGGGAGCTGGCTCCCTCTCGCTAGAAAGTGCGACATTGCAGGCACGTAGCCGGCAGTTAGGTTTTTGGTTCTTTTTGGCGGGAGAGTGTGCGCTCTTTGCTTCCTTTATCGGAACGTATTTAACGCTTGCGGGCCAGCATGGCAAAGGTCCTGGACCTGCAGAGGCGTTCGATTTGACGCTCGTGTTTGTGATGACCTTTCTCTTGTTGACGAGTAGTTTGACGAGTGTGATCTCGACAGTCGGTATGCAGCGCGGCGACTTTAAAATGATGCACCGCTGGCTGACGGCGACGATCCTTCTGGGACTTGTTTTTCTCGCCTTCCAGATTTACGAGTTTATCGAGTATAGCAACATTGGCTTAACGATGCAAAGCAGTCCGTTCGGCTCCGCGTTTTACGCGTTAGTCGGATTTCACGGGCTACACGTATTGTTTGGTCTCATCTGGTTGTCGGTATTGAAGTTCCAATCGTTGGATCGCCACGGGTTTACGACTGACGAAGCGTTAACGGTGCAAAATGCGTCTAAATTTTACATTGCAGGTCTGTACTGGCACTTCGTCGACGTCGTGTGGGTCGTCATTTTTACGGTCGTCTATTTGCTCGGAAGGGTGGGTTAA
- the hemL gene encoding glutamate-1-semialdehyde 2,1-aminomutase: MARSFANSERNFAKAKQVIPGGVNSPVRAYHAVGMTPIAIARGGGSRVYDIDGNDYIDYVLSYGPLILGHAHEAVVTALGEAVANGTSFGAPTELETEMAELVTNIVPSLDIVRMVNSGTEATMSALRVARGYTGRSKIVKFVGCYHGHADSLLIKAGSGVATLGLPDSPGVPHSVAEHTITVPYNDLESVRRAFEAYGEDIAGVIVEPVAGNMGTVLPEPGFLQGLRDITNEYGAVLIFDEVMTGFRVSYSGAQGHFGVTPDLTTLGKVIGGGLPVGAYGGKREIMGHVAPVGPIYQAGTLSGNPLAMTAGYTTLVELGKEGVFDALVRKTEALKEGLQQAADESGIPLQINQIGSMMTMFFSEEPVTNYEQASRADQQRFVAYFRAMIEEGIMLAPSPFETMFLSTAHSDDDIARTIEAHRRALKQLV, encoded by the coding sequence ATGGCGCGTTCTTTTGCGAATTCGGAACGTAATTTTGCTAAAGCGAAACAAGTGATACCCGGCGGAGTAAACAGCCCCGTGCGCGCCTATCATGCGGTCGGGATGACGCCGATCGCCATCGCCCGCGGGGGTGGGTCGCGCGTCTACGATATCGACGGGAACGACTATATCGATTATGTGTTGTCGTACGGGCCACTCATTTTAGGACACGCACACGAAGCGGTCGTTACCGCACTGGGCGAAGCAGTAGCGAACGGAACGAGCTTCGGAGCGCCGACAGAGCTGGAGACGGAGATGGCGGAGCTGGTCACCAACATCGTTCCCTCACTCGACATTGTGCGCATGGTCAACTCCGGTACGGAGGCGACGATGAGTGCGCTCCGCGTCGCCCGCGGCTACACCGGGCGCAGCAAAATCGTCAAGTTCGTCGGCTGTTACCACGGCCACGCTGACAGTTTGCTCATTAAAGCAGGGTCGGGAGTAGCGACGCTCGGTTTACCCGACAGCCCTGGCGTGCCACACAGTGTCGCTGAACATACGATTACAGTGCCGTACAACGATCTGGAGAGCGTACGCCGCGCTTTTGAGGCGTACGGTGAAGACATTGCCGGGGTCATCGTCGAACCAGTCGCCGGCAACATGGGGACAGTTCTACCAGAGCCCGGGTTTTTACAAGGTTTGCGCGACATAACGAATGAGTACGGCGCTGTACTCATTTTTGATGAAGTGATGACGGGCTTCCGCGTCAGTTACAGTGGGGCACAAGGTCACTTCGGCGTCACGCCAGATTTGACGACGCTAGGCAAAGTGATTGGCGGCGGTCTCCCCGTCGGCGCTTACGGCGGAAAGCGGGAAATTATGGGGCACGTCGCTCCCGTCGGCCCGATTTATCAAGCGGGGACGCTCTCCGGCAACCCGCTAGCGATGACAGCCGGCTATACGACTCTCGTCGAACTCGGTAAAGAGGGCGTGTTCGATGCATTAGTGCGTAAAACAGAGGCGTTAAAAGAAGGGTTGCAGCAGGCGGCTGACGAAAGCGGCATTCCGCTACAGATTAACCAAATAGGTTCGATGATGACGATGTTCTTCAGCGAAGAACCAGTAACGAATTACGAGCAAGCGTCGCGAGCGGATCAACAGCGCTTCGTCGCCTACTTCCGCGCAATGATCGAAGAAGGCATTATGCTCGCACCGTCGCCGTTCGAAACGATGTTCCTGTCGACGGCGCACAGTGACGACGACATTGCCCGTACGATTGAGGCACACCGTCGTGCGCTCAAGCAGCTTGTGTGA
- the ccsA gene encoding cytochrome c biogenesis protein CcsA, with translation MGVERYLYDVTIYTYALSVLMYFSDFLQPNHRMNRAALGLLVVVWLSLATVLVLRLLERQFVPFFTTFDSLIFYAWAIVSFSMVINTFYRMDLFVFLANLVGFALAALSLFVRHDVPPSFSERLLSELLVIHVTFALVAYAFFLLSLLLALLYLLLNDMLKNKQWNKLVKRAPSLSQLEHLTYCVSMIGVPIYMLSLILGLIWAQKQAVHGFWYDPKVWLSFFALTVYIYYLYQRKSKHWSGRWLAYCNAFAFTIILFNLIISNSGHSFHRW, from the coding sequence ATGGGAGTCGAGAGATACCTTTACGATGTGACGATTTACACGTATGCGCTAAGTGTTCTTATGTATTTTAGCGACTTTTTGCAACCTAATCACCGGATGAATCGTGCGGCGCTCGGCTTACTCGTCGTCGTGTGGCTGTCATTAGCTACTGTTTTAGTCCTGCGGCTGCTAGAGCGCCAGTTTGTCCCTTTTTTTACGACGTTTGACTCGCTCATTTTTTATGCGTGGGCGATTGTGAGCTTTTCCATGGTTATTAATACGTTTTATCGTATGGATTTGTTTGTTTTTCTCGCTAATTTAGTCGGATTTGCGCTAGCTGCATTGAGTTTGTTTGTACGGCATGACGTGCCGCCGTCGTTCAGTGAACGATTATTGTCCGAACTGTTAGTGATTCATGTGACGTTTGCCTTAGTCGCGTACGCGTTTTTTCTACTTTCGTTACTGCTGGCACTGCTTTATTTGCTACTCAATGATATGCTTAAAAACAAACAGTGGAATAAGCTAGTGAAACGGGCACCTAGTTTAAGCCAGCTCGAGCACTTAACGTATTGCGTCAGTATGATTGGCGTTCCGATCTATATGCTGTCGCTCATTTTAGGATTGATTTGGGCGCAAAAACAGGCTGTTCACGGCTTTTGGTATGACCCAAAAGTGTGGCTCTCTTTTTTTGCTCTGACCGTTTATATTTATTACTTGTACCAGCGGAAGTCAAAGCATTGGAGTGGGAGATGGCTCGCTTATTGTAACGCCTTTGCGTTTACAATTATTCTATTCAACTTGATTATTTCTAATTCTGGACATTCGTTTCACCGTTGGTGA
- the hemB gene encoding porphobilinogen synthase, which produces MLKFARHRRLRRDATIRRMVRETVLSVDDLIIPLFVVEGENVKREVPSMPGVYQLSLDAFTRELREIEQLGIPAVMLFGIPEHKDACGSEAYADDGIVQQAIRLAKEAVPTLHVMADTCLCEYTDHGHCGVIEGNDVANDESLELLVKTAVSQARAGADSIAPSNMMDGFVAAIRAGLDDAGFEKVPLVSYAVKYASSFYGPFRDAADSTPQFGDRKTYQMDPANAREALREAHADIAQGADMLIVKPALSYMDIIRRVREACDLPLLAYNVSGEYAMVKAAAQNGWIDEQKIVLEMLTSMKRAGADLILTYHAKDAACWLRERE; this is translated from the coding sequence ATGCTCAAATTTGCGAGACACCGCCGCTTGCGGCGCGATGCGACCATTCGCCGCATGGTGCGGGAAACAGTACTCTCAGTTGACGATTTGATCATACCGTTGTTCGTCGTCGAAGGAGAAAATGTGAAACGAGAAGTTCCTTCGATGCCCGGCGTGTATCAATTGTCCCTCGACGCATTCACGCGCGAGTTGCGCGAAATTGAACAATTAGGGATCCCCGCCGTGATGCTGTTCGGCATTCCCGAACATAAAGATGCGTGTGGTAGCGAGGCGTACGCAGACGATGGCATCGTACAGCAAGCCATTCGCTTGGCTAAAGAAGCGGTGCCAACGCTACACGTCATGGCTGATACGTGTCTTTGTGAATACACCGATCACGGACATTGCGGCGTCATTGAGGGGAACGACGTCGCTAATGACGAATCGTTAGAGTTACTCGTCAAGACGGCTGTTTCCCAAGCACGAGCCGGCGCAGACTCGATCGCCCCGTCCAATATGATGGACGGGTTTGTCGCTGCGATTCGCGCCGGGTTAGACGATGCCGGGTTCGAAAAAGTTCCGCTCGTTTCGTATGCGGTCAAATATGCGTCGTCGTTTTACGGGCCTTTTCGCGATGCGGCTGATTCGACTCCTCAGTTCGGCGACCGCAAAACGTATCAGATGGATCCAGCTAACGCCCGCGAAGCGCTGCGCGAGGCACACGCGGACATTGCACAAGGGGCCGATATGCTCATCGTCAAACCGGCGCTCAGCTACATGGATATTATCCGCCGCGTGCGCGAGGCGTGCGACTTGCCGCTGCTCGCCTACAACGTAAGCGGCGAGTATGCGATGGTGAAAGCGGCGGCGCAAAACGGGTGGATTGACGAGCAAAAAATAGTGTTGGAAATGCTGACGAGTATGAAGCGGGCAGGGGCTGACCTCATCTTGACGTATCACGCGAAGGACGCAGCCTGCTGGTTGCGAGAACGCGAATAA
- the hemC gene encoding hydroxymethylbilane synthase — protein MNSLTIGTRQSALALTQTEWVMGELRGKFPHLKLGTKKIVTKGDKILHVTLSKVGGKGLFVKEIEQALLDGEIDVAVHSMKDMPAQLADGLTLAAICKREDPRDCFISKTGQSLDELPEGAIVGTSSLRRQAQIQHYRPDLQIKPVRGNIDTRLRKLREGEFDAIILAAAGLIRLGWEDVITHYLDVDVSLPAVGQGAIGLECRADDEDTQALLVALNDADTARAVSAERAFLHRLNGSCQIPIGAYARIEQEAIALSGLVGDPADGRIIQHAGTGSDPVQLGVQLADALIAQGADEILASLANGNDT, from the coding sequence ATGAATTCACTCACAATCGGGACGCGCCAAAGTGCGTTGGCGCTCACACAAACCGAATGGGTAATGGGGGAATTGCGGGGGAAGTTCCCGCACCTCAAGCTTGGGACGAAAAAAATTGTGACGAAAGGCGATAAGATTCTTCACGTCACCTTGTCCAAGGTGGGCGGCAAGGGTTTGTTTGTGAAAGAAATTGAACAGGCGTTGCTGGACGGAGAAATTGACGTCGCGGTGCACAGTATGAAAGACATGCCTGCTCAACTAGCAGACGGTTTGACGCTCGCGGCGATCTGTAAACGGGAAGATCCGCGCGACTGTTTTATTTCCAAAACGGGACAATCGCTCGACGAGCTTCCAGAAGGTGCAATCGTCGGTACGAGCAGCTTGCGGCGACAGGCGCAAATACAACATTACCGTCCGGACTTACAGATAAAACCGGTGCGCGGCAATATCGATACGCGGTTGCGCAAGTTGCGGGAAGGCGAGTTCGATGCGATTATACTTGCGGCGGCGGGGCTCATCCGCTTAGGGTGGGAGGATGTCATAACGCATTACTTAGACGTTGACGTGTCCCTACCTGCTGTCGGGCAAGGGGCGATCGGGTTAGAGTGCCGCGCCGACGACGAAGACACGCAAGCGTTGCTGGTGGCGCTGAACGACGCCGACACGGCACGAGCTGTATCGGCGGAGCGAGCGTTTTTACACCGTTTAAACGGGAGTTGTCAAATTCCGATCGGGGCTTACGCGCGTATTGAGCAGGAGGCGATTGCTTTGTCGGGCCTCGTCGGCGATCCTGCGGATGGGCGAATTATACAGCATGCGGGGACCGGCAGCGATCCCGTGCAATTAGGAGTACAGCTGGCCGATGCGCTAATCGCGCAGGGCGCGGACGAAATATTAGCGTCGCTCGCTAACGGCAACGACACTTAA
- a CDS encoding LysM peptidoglycan-binding domain-containing protein yields MTSDGQSQLRFDIYEKVTVHYDQPGIDTLLSLDLVPEVQIDELGDAVCLSGVLRLRGTYLKEGETREQITLEDELNGEKIEYVIPVEITMPAERVKNIEQICAQIESFDYDILSSRQLAIQAVLLIDGLHLEKAANDMHASFSAGEQWAETIQEEPQLTVHNVSDDDERAVESHQSQAPWQEERAAMGQEERTVEDAADQASEAYARSTEYDDRAPREWARNRAGEGEDPTHQVGTRAGGEQVSDKPAPGSAERAPGTARTEESTRARTGDGHASAKERAVERKGDDEADLHDDLRAGKQDEAERSASPTEEESVSKRATDITDSAPKGGTKITFQKKDEKTSPVTGTQKKQSSASETVHSFDGMGGSHPEGAGIEEPFGHDGQASEEFASRSGNTYGSKFDRQAYDGVTFSDNYDGRSYGDNAHDSHDDGHSYGGNYPDAHTPSGAGEEQATDTDGREEDSHSQAIEWMKKKLGGEDDRFHQVKIVIVQQEDTLESIADRYNLSSVELLQVNRLQSGELQAGEIVYIPQKKA; encoded by the coding sequence TTGACGAGCGACGGACAATCCCAACTGCGGTTCGATATTTACGAAAAAGTAACCGTGCACTACGATCAACCAGGAATCGATACTCTGCTTTCCTTAGATCTCGTTCCCGAAGTTCAAATTGATGAACTAGGTGACGCAGTATGCTTAAGCGGCGTGCTACGGCTGAGGGGAACTTATTTGAAGGAAGGAGAGACACGAGAGCAGATTACACTCGAGGACGAGCTGAACGGAGAAAAAATTGAATACGTCATTCCGGTGGAAATTACGATGCCTGCCGAGCGGGTGAAAAATATCGAGCAAATATGCGCGCAAATCGAGTCTTTCGATTACGATATTTTATCTTCCCGCCAACTGGCGATTCAAGCGGTGCTTCTTATTGACGGCTTACACTTGGAGAAAGCGGCTAACGATATGCATGCAAGCTTTTCTGCAGGCGAACAATGGGCGGAGACGATACAGGAGGAGCCGCAACTTACGGTGCACAACGTATCCGACGACGATGAACGAGCGGTCGAGTCACATCAGTCACAAGCTCCTTGGCAAGAGGAGCGGGCGGCGATGGGGCAAGAGGAACGTACGGTAGAGGACGCCGCGGATCAAGCATCGGAAGCATACGCCCGCAGCACAGAATACGACGATCGTGCACCGAGAGAATGGGCTCGCAATCGTGCAGGTGAGGGAGAGGACCCGACACATCAGGTGGGCACGCGCGCAGGTGGCGAGCAGGTCTCTGATAAACCTGCGCCCGGCAGCGCTGAACGTGCGCCCGGTACCGCAAGGACGGAAGAGAGCACGCGCGCGCGTACAGGTGACGGTCACGCGTCGGCAAAGGAACGGGCGGTGGAACGAAAGGGGGACGACGAGGCCGATCTGCACGACGATTTGCGCGCCGGGAAACAAGACGAAGCGGAAAGGAGTGCTTCGCCTACAGAGGAAGAATCAGTTTCAAAACGTGCAACCGACATAACCGACAGTGCACCTAAAGGCGGGACAAAAATTACGTTCCAAAAAAAGGATGAAAAAACGTCTCCCGTCACCGGCACACAGAAAAAACAATCGTCTGCGAGTGAGACGGTGCACAGCTTCGACGGCATGGGCGGTTCGCATCCCGAGGGAGCGGGAATAGAAGAGCCCTTCGGTCATGACGGACAGGCGAGCGAGGAATTTGCCTCCCGCAGCGGGAATACTTACGGAAGTAAATTCGACAGACAGGCATACGACGGAGTGACCTTCAGCGACAACTATGACGGCCGTTCTTACGGCGACAATGCACACGACAGCCACGATGACGGACATTCGTACGGCGGTAACTACCCAGACGCCCATACGCCATCGGGTGCGGGTGAAGAGCAGGCCACCGATACAGACGGGCGAGAAGAAGACAGCCACAGTCAAGCGATTGAGTGGATGAAAAAAAAGCTAGGAGGAGAGGATGACCGGTTTCACCAAGTGAAAATAGTGATTGTGCAGCAGGAAGATACGTTGGAAAGTATTGCTGACCGGTATAATTTATCCTCGGTCGAACTGTTACAAGTCAACCGATTGCAAAGTGGTGAACTGCAGGCGGGGGAGATTGTGTACATCCCGCAGAAGAAGGCGTAG
- the hemA gene encoding glutamyl-tRNA reductase has product MHLMTIGLNYKTAPVAVREQFAFAQDSLPLALKQLRQSKGILECVILSTCNRMEIYVVCDQLHTGRYYIKTFLEQWFGLPKEQFVPHLYILEAEQAVRHLFKVTCGLDSMVIGETQILGQVRQGIAAAQEVKTTGTILNKLFLQAVTVGKKAHSETAIGQNAVSVSYAAVELGKRIFGDFTGKTVLVFGAGEMSELTAKHLQGNGAAKVLVVNRSRERAERVARRIQAEAYSFDQLDSALVRADVVIASTGAEGIVLSKEQVARALLQRRSRPLFLIDIAVPRDIDPAVNDLADVYLYDIDNLQGIVTANMEEREREAAKVWTLITAELDAFNTWMDTLGVVPLITALREKALQAQGEAMQRIERKLPDLSERERRVISKQTKSIINQLLRDPIQRLKELAADPDSGEALALFEHFFALEELLAAHEAEEQQQVQKVATAPQKAAIGEVKVRTY; this is encoded by the coding sequence ATGCACCTTATGACGATCGGCCTAAATTACAAAACAGCCCCTGTCGCAGTGCGCGAGCAGTTTGCGTTCGCCCAAGATTCGTTGCCTCTAGCGCTCAAACAGTTGCGGCAATCGAAAGGCATTTTGGAATGTGTTATTTTAAGTACGTGTAACCGAATGGAAATATACGTCGTATGTGACCAATTGCACACAGGGCGTTACTATATAAAAACGTTTTTAGAGCAATGGTTTGGGTTGCCGAAAGAGCAGTTTGTGCCGCATTTGTATATTTTGGAAGCGGAACAAGCGGTACGCCACTTGTTTAAAGTGACGTGCGGTCTCGACTCGATGGTAATCGGCGAGACGCAAATATTAGGGCAAGTACGGCAAGGGATTGCTGCGGCTCAAGAAGTAAAAACGACAGGCACTATTCTTAATAAGTTGTTTTTGCAAGCAGTAACAGTTGGAAAAAAGGCGCACAGTGAAACGGCGATCGGCCAAAATGCCGTATCGGTTAGTTATGCTGCCGTCGAATTAGGAAAAAGGATTTTCGGCGATTTTACAGGAAAGACAGTGCTCGTCTTCGGTGCGGGAGAAATGAGTGAACTAACGGCGAAACATTTGCAGGGGAATGGGGCGGCAAAGGTGCTCGTCGTAAACCGCTCCCGCGAACGCGCGGAACGAGTCGCTCGGCGCATACAGGCGGAGGCGTATTCGTTTGACCAGTTAGACAGTGCACTCGTACGCGCGGATGTCGTCATCGCGTCGACGGGGGCAGAAGGCATCGTGCTCAGCAAGGAGCAGGTGGCGCGTGCGTTGCTTCAGCGTCGCAGTCGTCCACTCTTTTTGATCGATATTGCTGTACCGCGCGATATCGACCCTGCGGTGAATGACCTAGCAGACGTTTATTTATACGACATCGACAATTTACAAGGTATTGTCACGGCGAATATGGAAGAACGAGAACGGGAAGCGGCGAAAGTATGGACGTTGATCACAGCCGAATTGGACGCTTTCAACACGTGGATGGATACGCTAGGCGTCGTGCCGTTAATTACCGCCCTGCGCGAGAAAGCTCTGCAGGCACAAGGTGAGGCGATGCAGCGCATTGAACGCAAATTGCCGGATCTCTCTGAGCGCGAACGCCGTGTCATTAGCAAGCAGACGAAAAGTATCATTAACCAACTGTTGCGCGATCCGATCCAACGTTTAAAGGAGTTGGCGGCAGATCCCGACAGTGGAGAGGCGCTAGCGCTGTTTGAACACTTCTTCGCGTTAGAAGAACTGCTAGCGGCGCATGAGGCGGAAGAGCAACAGCAGGTGCAAAAGGTCGCTACGGCTCCGCAAAAAGCTGCGATCGGAGAGGTTAAAGTACGCACGTACTAA
- a CDS encoding cytochrome C oxidase subunit IV family protein, whose translation MAKTESNHQKGHIPIWTHVVSWAIMIIMTAVAFLAVGMKLMPASIVIPFILFLCVIQVFAQIYIFMHLNTKSQAFQMLFMGSGLMFATVFAVGLWLMAWTYTP comes from the coding sequence ATGGCTAAAACAGAATCCAACCATCAGAAGGGACATATTCCGATTTGGACGCATGTCGTTAGCTGGGCAATTATGATCATTATGACGGCGGTCGCTTTCTTGGCTGTCGGAATGAAACTCATGCCGGCGTCGATCGTTATCCCGTTTATCCTCTTCTTGTGTGTGATTCAAGTGTTTGCACAGATTTATATCTTCATGCACTTGAATACGAAAAGTCAAGCGTTCCAGATGTTGTTTATGGGATCGGGTCTTATGTTTGCCACCGTCTTTGCGGTTGGTCTGTGGTTGATGGCATGGACGTACACGCCGTAA